From the genome of Chitinispirillales bacterium ANBcel5, one region includes:
- a CDS encoding electron transfer flavoprotein subunit alpha, whose amino-acid sequence MSIKVELEKCIGCSLCVKACAQNAIQIVDKKAVIDLEKCNLCSACVEACKKFGAITITKTSGAKIDVNDYSNVAVFIEQHEGTVAGVSYEMLGEGRKLADQLGEKLVAILLGNDMHQQADKLIKYGADKVVYMNGANLKDFRDDTYAQLVCRVIEEEKPSIVLAGATAIGRSFIPKVAAKVWGGLTADCTKLEVDTEKKLLLGTRPAFGGNLMATIICPDHRPQIATVRHKVMKAAEYNETRSGEVIVHNIESSDVTERTKVIDIVKEIESTVNITEADIIVSGGRGLNKPENFEVIRELAEVLGGAVGASRAAVDNGWIPYSHQVGQTGKTVCPKLYIACGISGSVQHMAGMQSADYIIAINKDPDADIFQIANLGIVGDVLEIVPELTKAFKEKVAT is encoded by the coding sequence ATGAGTATTAAAGTCGAACTTGAAAAGTGCATTGGATGTAGCCTGTGTGTGAAAGCATGTGCACAGAATGCCATCCAGATAGTGGACAAAAAGGCTGTTATTGATCTGGAAAAATGCAACCTTTGTTCCGCGTGTGTTGAGGCATGTAAAAAATTCGGTGCCATAACCATTACCAAAACTTCAGGCGCAAAGATCGATGTTAATGATTACAGCAATGTCGCGGTATTTATCGAACAGCATGAAGGAACTGTAGCCGGTGTATCCTATGAGATGCTTGGTGAAGGGCGCAAGCTCGCGGATCAGCTTGGGGAAAAGCTGGTGGCGATACTTCTGGGCAATGATATGCACCAGCAGGCCGATAAACTCATAAAGTACGGCGCGGATAAAGTGGTGTATATGAATGGTGCGAATCTTAAAGATTTCAGAGATGACACCTATGCTCAGCTTGTGTGCAGAGTCATCGAAGAGGAGAAGCCATCGATAGTGCTCGCGGGTGCAACAGCGATTGGTCGCTCCTTTATTCCAAAAGTAGCAGCAAAAGTCTGGGGTGGACTTACCGCCGACTGTACAAAACTTGAAGTGGATACAGAGAAAAAGCTTCTTCTTGGTACCAGACCTGCTTTCGGTGGTAACCTCATGGCAACCATTATCTGCCCTGACCATCGCCCGCAGATTGCTACTGTTCGCCATAAGGTGATGAAGGCTGCAGAGTATAATGAAACCAGATCCGGTGAAGTAATCGTTCATAACATCGAGTCATCTGATGTTACTGAAAGAACGAAAGTTATCGATATAGTTAAAGAGATCGAATCGACGGTAAATATCACCGAAGCCGATATTATTGTATCCGGTGGACGAGGACTTAATAAACCAGAAAACTTTGAAGTTATCAGAGAGTTGGCAGAAGTTCTTGGAGGTGCTGTGGGAGCAAGCCGTGCTGCGGTTGATAACGGGTGGATCCCCTACTCTCATCAGGTTGGTCAAACCGGAAAAACTGTCTGTCCTAAACTCTACATCGCTTGCGGTATCTCCGGCTCTGTGCAACACATGGCGGGAATGCAATCAGCCGACTACATTATAGCAATTAACAAAGATCCGGATGCTGATATCTTCCAAATCGCCAATCTGGGTATTGTTGGTGATGTACTGGAGATAGTACCTGAGCTAACCAAAGCTTTTAAGGAAAAGGTCGCAACGTAA
- the hisG gene encoding ATP phosphoribosyltransferase, with the protein MKLSLGIPKGSLEKSTVSLFNKAGIHIRCKERSYYPSCDDPELDLIVMRPQEIPRYVEQGILDAGITGQDWVSENDADVVEVTELRYSKSSREKCKWVLAVPEESPFQSAEDLKGKRIATELVGTTKRFFAKKNVPVDVEFSWGATEVKPPRLVDAIVDITETGSSLRANRLRIIDVLMETCTVVIANKKAWDQEDKRSKLENLKMLLLGTLDAENYVGLKCNVEEKNVETILKILPALHNPTVSHLSDKGWMAVETILPFQETKHVIPLLKRAGASGIVEYPVSKIIA; encoded by the coding sequence ATGAAACTGTCGTTAGGAATTCCAAAAGGAAGTCTGGAAAAGTCTACTGTTAGTCTTTTTAATAAAGCAGGTATACACATTCGGTGTAAAGAGCGTTCTTACTACCCAAGCTGTGATGATCCTGAACTGGATTTAATTGTAATGCGTCCTCAGGAGATACCCCGTTATGTAGAACAGGGTATCCTTGATGCCGGTATTACCGGCCAGGACTGGGTCTCAGAGAATGATGCTGATGTGGTTGAGGTAACAGAACTACGCTACAGTAAATCTTCCCGGGAAAAATGCAAATGGGTTCTTGCTGTGCCTGAGGAATCACCGTTCCAAAGCGCTGAGGACCTTAAGGGAAAACGTATCGCCACAGAGCTGGTTGGTACTACCAAACGATTCTTTGCTAAAAAAAATGTTCCCGTTGATGTTGAGTTCTCATGGGGTGCAACAGAGGTTAAACCACCGCGTCTGGTTGATGCTATTGTCGATATAACCGAAACCGGTTCATCACTCAGGGCTAACAGACTGCGTATCATCGATGTACTGATGGAAACCTGCACTGTTGTCATTGCTAATAAAAAAGCATGGGATCAGGAGGATAAGCGAAGTAAACTGGAAAACCTTAAAATGCTGCTTCTGGGTACTCTTGATGCGGAAAACTATGTAGGGCTTAAGTGTAATGTTGAAGAGAAAAATGTAGAAACAATTCTCAAGATTTTACCTGCGCTGCATAACCCTACTGTTTCACATCTCTCAGATAAGGGTTGGATGGCAGTAGAAACGATTCTGCCGTTTCAGGAAACCAAACATGTCATTCCCCTGCTCAAACGTGCCGGGGCATCAGGAATTGTAGAGTATCCGGTCAGTAAAATCATTGCCTGA
- a CDS encoding leucine-rich repeat domain-containing protein has product MLKLFVLLFFVSGVVVGEEITDSLAVYDSSAVEEEEQIPTAPMVDDERAVVERLMQELGLPDNIGVDDITVFESGRLVLLDLSNPQVSRAGFESFPEDITKLTALKVLILKNNSIGTIPDEISNLRDLRELDMASNRLRTIPASVKNLRRLQKLDLRYNSFSQFPEEVLTLESLSYLHLWGNRLTTLPDKINKLSNLRQLFLNQNRLNSLPESIMELELDYCDFQMNRLCDLSSELDEWAESMNRRYREYQRCW; this is encoded by the coding sequence GTGTTAAAACTATTTGTGTTATTGTTTTTTGTTTCAGGTGTTGTTGTTGGTGAAGAAATAACCGATAGTCTCGCTGTATATGACAGCAGTGCTGTAGAAGAGGAAGAGCAAATACCAACAGCACCGATGGTAGATGATGAGCGGGCTGTAGTAGAGCGGTTGATGCAAGAGTTAGGATTACCGGATAATATCGGTGTTGATGACATAACGGTATTTGAATCCGGCAGATTAGTGCTTCTTGACCTTTCCAACCCTCAGGTAAGCAGAGCGGGTTTTGAATCTTTCCCCGAAGATATTACTAAATTAACAGCTCTAAAAGTACTAATTCTGAAAAATAACTCAATAGGTACTATTCCCGATGAGATAAGTAATCTTAGGGATTTGCGGGAGCTTGATATGGCAAGCAATCGCCTGAGAACTATTCCCGCGAGCGTCAAAAATCTCAGAAGATTGCAGAAACTTGACCTCCGGTACAACAGTTTTTCTCAGTTTCCGGAAGAGGTCCTTACGCTTGAGAGTCTCTCCTATCTCCACCTGTGGGGAAACAGGCTTACGACATTACCGGATAAAATTAATAAACTCTCAAACTTACGACAACTGTTCTTAAACCAGAATCGCCTTAACTCTCTTCCTGAGTCTATAATGGAATTGGAGCTGGATTATTGTGACTTTCAGATGAACAGGCTTTGTGATCTGTCTTCTGAGCTGGATGAATGGGCGGAATCGATGAACCGAAGGTATAGAGAATATCAGAGATGCTGGTAA